The Apium graveolens cultivar Ventura chromosome 6, ASM990537v1, whole genome shotgun sequence genome contains a region encoding:
- the LOC141664816 gene encoding uncharacterized protein LOC141664816, translated as MIKDGELNQFVRDLRDRLGPRENQEEEIEAEVPERRDWIRNEVKTISGGSILDMDSKTAKKKYARQVYHLYQFGQEKHHMPITFSSEDYEDVIRPHEDPLIINLIIGQNKIWKVMVDTGSSANILFHKTYCKMNLAGEQPEPCNEAPLYAIGGHPIQFEGKITLPVLLAVESIPHLKLKFPTEKGVGEMRGDQKTARIIMLEDLEKDQEYEGPDGIGKRKRAESEPSGSREILNIELEKFRADLSSPIAEPAAETEEVELYAGHSGKMVRIGKNMGADLKTKVIAVIRKYHDVFAWGPEDMLGLDPKTEKHCLNVQPEAKSVKQKKRTFAVERQKVIEAKVEKLLKAKFIKKIEYPDWLANVMVVKKSNGKWRMYVDYTDLNKACPKDHYSLPSIDQLIDATTGYEVLSFWDAFSGYHQIVMNDEDVPKTAFITPKGT; from the exons ATGATCAAAGACGGCGAACTTAATCAGTTCGTCCGAGATCTGAGAGATAGGCTTGGGCCGAGGGAGAATCAGGAGGAGGAGATAGAGGCCGAGGTGCCAGAGCGAAGGGACTGGATAAGGAACGAAGTAAAAACTATATCTGGAGGCAGCATCCTGGATATGGATAGTAAGACAGCCAAGAAGAAATATGCCCGACAAGTGTACCATCTATATCAGTTCGGACAGGAGAAGCACCATATGCCCATAACCTTCAGCTCAGAAGACTATGAGGATGTCATTCGCCCACACGAGGACCCTCTTATCATCAATCTTATCATCGGGCAAAATAAGATATGGAAGGTAATGGTGGATACCGGCAGCTCGGCTAACATACTGTTCCACAAAACCTACTGCAAGATGAACTTGGCCGGAGAACAGCCAGAGCCCTGCAATGAGGCTCCCCTTTACGCCATTGGAGGGCATCCCATTCAGTTTGAAGGAAAAATTACTCTCCCAGTCCTCCTAG CGGTAGAGTCTATACCCCATCTTAAGCTCAAGTTCCCAACTGAGAAAGGGGTAGGAGAAATGAGAGGCGATCAGAAAACTGCACGAATCATAATGCTGGAAGATCTTGAGAAGGATCAGGAATACGAAGGGCCGGACGGAATTGGAAAGAGGAAGCGGGCTGAATCCGAGCCCAGCGGAAGCCGAGAAATATTGAATATTGAGTTGGAGAAATTCAGGGCCGACCTCTCGAGCCCGATTGCCGAACCCGCAGCGGAAACCGAGGAAGTGGAATTGTACGCGGGCCATTCGGGAAAGATGGTTCGGATTGGAAAAAATATGGGGGCAGATCTGAAGACGAAGGTAATAGCTGTCATTCGGAAATACCATGATGTGTTCGCCTGGGGGCCGGAAGACATGCTCGGCTTGGATCCCAAGACGGAAAAGCACTGCTTGAATGTGCAGCCCGAGGCCAAATCGGTGAAGCAGAAGAAGAGGACATTTGCAGTCGAACGACAGAAGGTCATAGAGGCCAAAGTGGAAAAACTGTTGAAAGCTAAATTTATCAAAAAAATTGAATATCCCGACTGGCTGGCCAACGTGATGGTCGTCAAGAAGTcaaatgggaagtggaggatgtaCGTGGACTATACGGATCTCAATAAAGCATGTCCAAAGGATCACTACTCCTTGCCCAGTATCGACCAACTGATAGACGCCACGACAGGATATGAGGTACTTAGTTTTTGGGATGCTTTTTCTGGTTATCATCAAATTGTTATGAATGACGAGGATGTGCCCAAGACAGCGTTCATAACTCCGAAGGGGACTTAG